A genomic window from Qipengyuania oceanensis includes:
- a CDS encoding ABC transporter ATP-binding protein encodes MNDEQQDSTAGEQTGSRDRAAGQHERFRGEYPIVVEGLVNSFGEQTIHDGLDLKVRRGEILGVVGGSGTGKSVLMRSIIGLQTPAEGSIEVFGRSITDAEPDENLGVRNRWGVLFQGGALFSTLTVGENVQVPLKQFYPDLDSQLLEEIARYKVMLSGLPEEAVAKYPNELSGGMRKRAGLARALSLDPELLFLDEPTAGLDPIGASKFDKLTLELKRTLGLTVFLITHDLDTLHEICDRVAVIADKKVIAIDTVPKLMELDHPWIQEYFNGPRGRAALTAQALDELRRHMEMPIAAQTVKALDKTPPKSS; translated from the coding sequence ATGAACGACGAACAGCAGGACAGCACAGCCGGCGAACAGACCGGGAGCCGGGACCGGGCTGCCGGCCAGCACGAGCGTTTCCGCGGCGAATATCCGATCGTGGTCGAAGGGCTGGTCAACAGCTTCGGCGAGCAGACGATCCACGACGGGCTCGATCTGAAGGTGCGCCGCGGGGAAATCCTCGGCGTCGTCGGCGGGTCGGGGACCGGGAAGTCGGTGCTGATGCGCTCCATCATCGGGCTGCAGACGCCGGCGGAAGGCAGCATCGAGGTCTTCGGGCGCTCGATCACCGATGCCGAACCGGACGAGAACCTGGGCGTACGCAACCGCTGGGGCGTGCTCTTCCAGGGCGGCGCGCTGTTCTCGACCCTGACCGTGGGCGAGAACGTGCAGGTTCCGCTCAAGCAGTTCTATCCCGATCTCGACAGCCAGTTGCTGGAAGAGATCGCGCGCTACAAGGTGATGCTCTCGGGGCTGCCGGAAGAAGCGGTCGCCAAGTATCCGAACGAGCTGTCGGGCGGGATGCGCAAGCGCGCCGGCCTGGCGCGCGCCCTGTCGCTCGATCCCGAGCTGCTGTTCCTCGACGAACCGACCGCCGGGCTCGACCCGATCGGCGCGTCAAAGTTCGACAAGCTCACGCTGGAGCTCAAGCGGACGCTCGGCCTGACGGTGTTTCTCATCACCCACGACCTCGATACGCTGCATGAAATCTGCGACCGGGTGGCCGTGATCGCCGACAAGAAGGTGATCGCAATCGACACCGTGCCCAAGCTCATGGAACTCGACCATCCGTGGATCCAGGAGTACTTCAACGGGCCGCGCGGAAGGGCCGCGCTGACCGCCCAGGCGCTCGACGAATTGCGCCGCCACATGGAAATGCCGATCGCGGCGCAGACGGTCAAAGCGTTGGACAAGACGCCGCCGAAGAGTTCATAG
- a CDS encoding HAD-IA family hydrolase, translating into MTRLAVFDCDGTLVDGQAEVCDAMDRAFAAAALAPPDRNATRRMVGLSLPVAVRKLAPDISDRQAGDVVDAYKSAFRSRRLDGDLREPLYEGIESLLRALRADGWQLAVATGKSDRGLISCLETHGIRDLFVSLQTADRHPSKPHPAMLEAALFEAGASAQDSVMIGDTSFDMAMAVNAGVRALGVAWGYHEHGELIEAGADRVCATPADLGEALR; encoded by the coding sequence ATGACCCGGCTCGCAGTATTTGATTGCGACGGCACGCTGGTCGACGGGCAGGCCGAGGTCTGCGACGCGATGGATCGCGCTTTCGCCGCCGCCGCGCTGGCCCCGCCCGATCGCAACGCCACGCGCCGCATGGTCGGGCTGAGCCTGCCGGTCGCCGTCCGCAAGCTCGCGCCCGATATTTCCGACAGGCAGGCCGGCGATGTGGTCGATGCCTACAAGTCGGCATTCCGTTCACGCCGGCTGGACGGCGACTTGCGCGAGCCGCTCTACGAAGGGATCGAGAGCCTGCTGCGCGCGCTGCGTGCCGACGGCTGGCAGCTCGCCGTGGCAACCGGCAAGTCCGATCGCGGCCTGATCTCCTGCCTCGAAACCCACGGCATCCGCGATCTCTTCGTCTCGCTCCAGACAGCGGACCGCCACCCGTCGAAGCCGCATCCAGCCATGCTCGAGGCGGCCCTGTTCGAAGCAGGCGCGAGCGCGCAGGACAGCGTGATGATCGGAGACACCAGTTTCGACATGGCCATGGCCGTCAATGCGGGCGTGCGCGCCCTGGGCGTCGCCTGGGGCTACCACGAGCACGGAGAATTGATCGAGGCAGGCGCCGACCGCGTGTGTGCGACACCGGCCGATCTCGGGGAAGCACTGCGATGA
- a CDS encoding ABC transporter permease, whose product MQSGAGYEVEEGGDSGACLKLFGPYLVSTIGEVDEELRALDTPLATIDLGDVTEIDTVGAWVAGRIARRNDAEIVNASERAQRLITALADSESSLDMRPARMPLRQRVPEQVGDMVMAGYAGSRHVIGFLGGVILAIGSLIRNPRRFRVKALVHQMELVGVSALPIIGLMSFLIGIVIAQQGAVQLQQFGAETLTVNLVGRITLRELGVLMTAIMVAGRSGSAFAAQLGTMKLTEEIDAMRTIGISPMEALVVPRILAVTLMMILLGFYASVMAIVGGAFISNFALGIPFWNFLERIKDVVPVYDVWVGLVKAPVFGLIVGLTGCYQGMQVEGNSEEVGLRTTKAVVQAIFAVIVLDAFFAVFFTEIGWG is encoded by the coding sequence ATGCAGAGCGGGGCAGGATATGAGGTCGAGGAAGGCGGCGATTCGGGCGCCTGCCTGAAGCTTTTCGGGCCGTATCTCGTCTCGACCATCGGCGAAGTCGATGAAGAACTGCGCGCGCTCGACACGCCGCTCGCGACGATCGACCTCGGCGATGTCACCGAGATCGACACCGTGGGCGCATGGGTCGCCGGCAGGATCGCGCGCCGCAACGATGCCGAAATCGTCAACGCCAGCGAACGCGCTCAGCGGTTGATCACCGCACTGGCCGACAGCGAGAGCAGTCTCGACATGCGTCCTGCAAGGATGCCGTTGCGCCAGCGCGTACCCGAACAGGTCGGCGACATGGTGATGGCCGGGTACGCAGGCTCTCGCCACGTCATCGGGTTCCTCGGCGGAGTCATACTTGCGATTGGCAGCCTGATCCGAAACCCTCGCCGGTTCCGCGTGAAGGCCCTCGTTCACCAGATGGAGCTGGTCGGCGTGTCAGCCTTGCCGATCATCGGTCTGATGAGCTTCCTCATCGGCATCGTGATCGCGCAGCAGGGCGCGGTCCAGCTGCAGCAGTTCGGCGCGGAGACGCTGACGGTCAATCTGGTCGGCCGCATTACCTTGCGCGAACTGGGCGTGCTGATGACCGCGATCATGGTCGCGGGCCGTTCCGGCTCGGCCTTTGCCGCGCAGCTCGGCACGATGAAGCTGACCGAGGAAATCGACGCGATGCGCACGATCGGCATTTCGCCAATGGAGGCGCTGGTCGTCCCGCGCATCCTGGCGGTCACGCTGATGATGATCCTGCTGGGCTTCTATGCCTCGGTCATGGCGATCGTGGGCGGGGCCTTCATCTCCAATTTCGCACTCGGCATTCCGTTCTGGAACTTCCTCGAGCGGATCAAGGACGTGGTGCCGGTCTACGATGTGTGGGTCGGGCTGGTGAAGGCACCGGTATTCGGGCTGATCGTCGGCTTGACCGGCTGTTACCAGGGCATGCAGGTCGAGGGGAATTCGGAAGAAGTCGGCCTCAGGACGACCAAGGCCGTGGTCCAGGCCATCTTCGCGGTCATCGTGCTCGATGCCTTCTTTGCGGTGTTCTTCACCGAGATCGGCTGGGGATGA
- a CDS encoding valine--tRNA ligase — protein sequence MGHRLMSTQLPTTFDPAEIEARWYSHWEENGLFRPERPDAEPFTLVNPPPNVTGSLHIGHALDNTLQDVVVRYERLRGKDALWVVGVDHAGIATQMVVERQLEERQDKRTNYSREEFVDKVWEWKEESGGTITRQLRRLGCSMDWSREQFTMDEHFSKAVLKVFVDLYNDGLIYRDKRLVNWDPALRTAISDLEVENREVNGHMWHFKYPLAGGETYTYIERDVDGNVTLEEERDYISIATTRPETMLGDGAVAVHPSDERYAPIVGKMCEIPVGPKADRRLIPIITDEYPDPDFGSGAVKITGAHDENDYGVAQRNGIPMYRLMDDVAAMRADGAPYAAESARAREIAAGANFNANEIDAMNLVPDEYRGLDRYEARKRVVADIDAEGLMIGVEDKRIMQPFGDRGGVVIEPMLTDQWYVNAEELAKKPIEAVKSGEIEIVPKTWEKTFFNWMENIQPWCVSRQLWWGHRIPAWYDEDGKAYVALTEAEAQAQAGDGIVLTQDSDVLDTWFSSALWPFATLGWPDKTDLVEKHYPNDLLISGFDILFFWDARMMMAGYYNMGEKPWDKLYLHGLVRAADGQKMSKSKGNVVDPLGLIDQYGADALRFFMAAMESQGRDIKMDEKRIEGYRNFATKLWNATRFCQSNGIGASETIAAPEAKLAANQWIIGEVAQTVTALEEAMADLRFDAAANTIYHFTWDRFCDWYLELIKPVFAGDADSPAAVETRAVAGWALDQILVMLHPFMPFITEELWSKQGDRPDYPLITAKWPVPQASISKDATDAIDWVIELTGNVRSAKNELGISPGAKLAAFIAQPSDLATRTIDRSSAAIERLARLTPVTVGEAPAGPAMHITAGGDVFVIPLEGVIDIDAERARLQKALEASKKEAKSLEGRLSNANFVERAKPEAVEKARADHAHHASEVERLTSALARLG from the coding sequence ATGGGCCATCGTCTTATGAGCACACAACTGCCCACCACATTCGACCCCGCCGAGATCGAGGCGCGCTGGTATTCCCACTGGGAGGAGAACGGCCTGTTCCGGCCCGAGCGGCCCGATGCCGAGCCGTTCACGCTGGTCAACCCGCCGCCCAACGTGACCGGCTCGCTCCACATCGGCCATGCGCTCGACAACACGCTGCAGGACGTCGTCGTGCGTTACGAGCGGCTGCGCGGCAAGGACGCACTGTGGGTCGTGGGCGTGGATCACGCGGGCATCGCGACGCAGATGGTCGTCGAACGGCAGCTGGAAGAGCGGCAGGACAAGCGCACGAACTACTCGCGCGAGGAATTCGTCGACAAGGTATGGGAATGGAAAGAGGAAAGCGGCGGCACGATCACCCGCCAGCTTCGCCGGCTCGGCTGCTCGATGGACTGGAGCCGCGAGCAGTTCACGATGGACGAGCATTTTTCGAAGGCCGTGCTCAAGGTCTTCGTCGATCTCTACAACGACGGGCTGATCTACCGCGACAAGCGGCTGGTGAACTGGGACCCCGCACTGCGGACCGCGATTTCTGATCTCGAGGTCGAGAACCGCGAGGTCAACGGCCACATGTGGCACTTCAAGTACCCGCTGGCCGGCGGCGAGACCTACACCTACATCGAGCGCGACGTCGATGGGAATGTGACGCTCGAGGAAGAGCGGGATTACATCTCGATCGCCACGACCCGGCCCGAGACCATGCTCGGCGACGGTGCGGTCGCGGTGCACCCCTCGGACGAGCGATACGCGCCGATCGTGGGCAAGATGTGCGAGATTCCGGTCGGTCCCAAGGCCGATCGTCGTCTCATCCCGATCATCACCGACGAATATCCCGATCCCGACTTCGGTTCGGGCGCGGTGAAGATCACCGGCGCGCACGACGAGAACGATTACGGGGTCGCGCAGCGCAACGGCATTCCGATGTATCGCCTGATGGACGATGTCGCAGCCATGCGGGCCGACGGTGCGCCCTATGCCGCGGAATCGGCTCGCGCACGCGAGATAGCTGCCGGTGCCAACTTCAACGCCAACGAAATCGACGCGATGAATCTCGTGCCCGACGAATATCGCGGGCTCGACCGGTACGAGGCGCGCAAGCGGGTGGTCGCCGACATCGATGCCGAGGGTCTGATGATCGGTGTCGAGGACAAGCGCATCATGCAACCGTTCGGCGATCGCGGCGGCGTGGTCATCGAGCCAATGCTCACCGACCAATGGTACGTGAATGCCGAGGAACTGGCGAAGAAGCCGATCGAGGCGGTGAAATCGGGCGAGATCGAGATCGTCCCGAAGACCTGGGAAAAGACCTTCTTCAACTGGATGGAGAACATCCAGCCGTGGTGCGTCTCGCGTCAGCTCTGGTGGGGCCACCGGATCCCGGCGTGGTATGACGAGGACGGAAAGGCTTACGTCGCGCTGACGGAAGCCGAAGCACAGGCGCAGGCCGGTGACGGCATCGTGCTGACGCAGGACAGCGACGTCCTCGACACCTGGTTCTCCTCCGCCCTGTGGCCCTTCGCCACGCTCGGCTGGCCGGACAAGACCGACCTCGTCGAAAAGCACTATCCCAACGACCTGCTCATTTCGGGCTTCGACATCCTGTTCTTCTGGGACGCGCGGATGATGATGGCGGGCTATTACAACATGGGCGAAAAGCCTTGGGACAAGCTCTATCTCCACGGCCTGGTGCGCGCGGCGGACGGGCAGAAGATGTCCAAGTCCAAGGGCAACGTGGTCGACCCCCTCGGCCTGATCGACCAGTATGGCGCGGACGCGCTGCGGTTCTTCATGGCGGCGATGGAAAGCCAGGGCCGCGACATCAAGATGGATGAGAAGCGGATCGAGGGATACCGCAATTTCGCCACCAAGCTGTGGAATGCGACGCGCTTCTGCCAGTCCAATGGTATCGGTGCGAGCGAGACGATCGCGGCTCCGGAAGCGAAGCTGGCCGCCAACCAGTGGATCATCGGCGAAGTCGCCCAGACCGTCACCGCGCTGGAAGAGGCGATGGCCGACCTCCGCTTCGATGCCGCGGCGAACACGATCTACCACTTCACGTGGGACCGGTTCTGCGACTGGTACCTGGAACTCATCAAGCCGGTCTTTGCCGGAGATGCCGACAGTCCCGCCGCGGTGGAAACCCGCGCGGTCGCCGGATGGGCGCTCGACCAGATCCTCGTCATGCTGCACCCCTTCATGCCCTTCATTACCGAAGAGCTGTGGTCCAAGCAGGGTGATCGCCCGGACTATCCGCTGATCACCGCCAAGTGGCCCGTGCCGCAGGCGAGCATCAGCAAGGACGCAACCGATGCCATCGACTGGGTGATCGAGCTGACCGGCAATGTCCGCAGCGCCAAGAACGAGCTGGGCATATCGCCGGGCGCGAAGCTCGCTGCCTTCATCGCCCAGCCGTCCGACTTGGCGACACGCACCATCGATCGCAGCAGTGCGGCGATCGAGCGGCTCGCACGGCTGACACCGGTCACCGTCGGCGAGGCTCCGGCCGGCCCGGCCATGCATATTACCGCAGGCGGCGACGTTTTCGTGATCCCGCTCGAAGGGGTGATCGACATCGATGCCGAGCGAGCCCGCCTGCAAAAGGCGCTCGAAGCCTCGAAAAAGGAAGCGAAGTCGCTCGAAGGGCGCTTGTCGAACGCCAATTTCGTCGAACGGGCCAAGCCCGAAGCGGTCGAAAAAGCGCGTGCCGACCACGCGCATCACGCGAGCGAGGTCGAGCGGTTGACGTCAGCCCTGGCGCGGCTGGGGTAA
- a CDS encoding 7-carboxy-7-deazaguanine synthase QueE, producing the protein MAKLVLATDDSDGGEPEIFASVQGEGPSAGMPVTFVRLSRCNLACVWCDTAYTWHFEGDERPHRADETYDRKANQVTLNVSDVAGRILALGQKRLVVTGGEPLLQAPALAELVELLPDMDIEIETNGTTTAPPRLDIRVDQYNVSPKLAHSGNPAELALLPERLDFYATDPRAFFKFVIAEPADLDEVLALQARFRFPASRTFLMPEGTDSESLRDREKWLAPLCVEHGLRLSDRLHIHLFGDTRAT; encoded by the coding sequence ATGGCAAAGCTTGTCCTCGCGACAGACGACTCTGACGGGGGCGAGCCGGAAATCTTTGCCAGCGTGCAGGGCGAAGGGCCGAGCGCGGGAATGCCGGTCACCTTCGTTCGACTGTCGCGCTGCAACCTTGCCTGCGTGTGGTGCGACACGGCCTATACCTGGCATTTCGAAGGGGACGAGCGACCGCACCGGGCGGACGAGACCTACGATCGCAAGGCCAACCAGGTCACTCTCAACGTGTCCGACGTCGCCGGGAGGATCCTCGCGCTCGGACAGAAGCGGCTGGTCGTGACTGGCGGCGAGCCTTTGCTGCAGGCGCCGGCACTAGCCGAACTGGTCGAACTGCTCCCGGACATGGACATCGAGATCGAGACCAATGGGACGACCACCGCTCCCCCGCGGCTCGACATTCGGGTGGATCAGTACAATGTCAGCCCCAAGCTGGCGCACAGCGGCAATCCTGCGGAGCTCGCCCTGCTACCCGAACGGCTCGATTTCTACGCGACCGACCCGCGCGCCTTCTTCAAGTTCGTGATCGCCGAGCCTGCCGACCTGGACGAGGTCCTGGCGCTACAGGCGCGTTTCCGCTTCCCTGCGTCGCGCACCTTCCTGATGCCCGAAGGCACCGACAGCGAAAGCCTGCGCGACAGGGAGAAATGGCTCGCTCCCCTCTGCGTCGAGCATGGCTTGCGCTTGTCCGACCGGCTGCACATCCACCTGTTCGGCGACACGCGAGCAACCTGA
- a CDS encoding ATP12 family chaperone protein has translation MKRFYKDVAVEKVADGWHITLDGRPIRTQMGNPQVVPTSILAGVMQQEWADQGDRIDPKAFLFRDHADFAIDVVRPDREAAIAKLLSFAQTDTLCYRADPEDALYREQLDRWEPLLEHLEAKHAIRYQRISGVMHRPQPDDTIATLQSHLATLDDFHLAGLSAMASLSASLAIALLANDEAINDPMLLWRDANLEEDWQAEHWGNDPEAQAVRDKRAEDFSAAQVFTMLALTRD, from the coding sequence ATGAAGCGGTTCTACAAGGACGTCGCGGTCGAAAAGGTCGCGGATGGATGGCACATAACGCTCGATGGCAGACCGATCCGGACGCAGATGGGCAACCCGCAGGTCGTGCCCACGTCCATCCTCGCGGGCGTGATGCAGCAGGAATGGGCAGACCAGGGCGACAGAATCGATCCGAAGGCGTTCCTGTTCCGCGACCATGCCGATTTCGCGATCGACGTTGTGAGGCCGGATCGCGAAGCAGCGATCGCGAAGCTGCTCTCCTTCGCGCAGACCGACACGCTATGTTATCGGGCGGACCCCGAGGATGCCCTCTACCGCGAGCAGCTCGACCGGTGGGAACCCCTGCTCGAACATCTCGAAGCCAAACACGCGATCCGGTACCAGCGGATCAGCGGCGTGATGCATCGTCCCCAGCCTGACGATACGATCGCGACCCTGCAATCGCACCTGGCAACGCTCGACGATTTCCACCTTGCCGGGCTGAGTGCGATGGCTTCTCTCTCCGCCTCGCTGGCGATCGCGCTGCTCGCCAACGACGAGGCGATCAACGATCCGATGCTGCTTTGGCGCGACGCCAATCTGGAAGAAGACTGGCAAGCCGAGCACTGGGGCAACGATCCCGAAGCGCAGGCCGTTCGCGACAAGCGGGCCGAGGATTTCAGCGCCGCGCAGGTCTTCACGATGCTGGCACTGACGCGCGACTAA
- a CDS encoding ABC-type transport auxiliary lipoprotein family protein, translating into MNRNRHIPRTAAILAPALLLGACVSFGGEPPESLLTLTPTAVAPAGTSASGSQATALSLTEFEASSAIDVTRVPVQVSDTELAYLKDAVWVEKPARLFRRLIAETVRAKSGRVVIDGDDPGVLATNRLTGTVRQFGYDVPTSSVVVVFDAVRSLEGSAVQTRRFEARVPGIAADTASVGPALNQAANQVASEVADWVG; encoded by the coding sequence ATGAACCGCAACCGGCACATTCCCCGTACAGCCGCGATTCTCGCTCCGGCCCTGCTGCTCGGCGCCTGCGTGAGCTTCGGCGGCGAACCGCCCGAAAGCCTGCTTACCCTGACCCCGACCGCCGTGGCCCCTGCAGGGACCAGCGCATCCGGGTCTCAGGCTACGGCGCTTTCGCTGACCGAGTTCGAAGCCTCCTCGGCGATCGACGTCACGCGAGTGCCGGTGCAGGTCTCCGACACCGAACTCGCCTATCTCAAGGATGCGGTCTGGGTCGAGAAGCCCGCCCGCCTGTTCCGCCGCCTGATCGCAGAGACCGTGCGAGCGAAGTCGGGCAGGGTTGTGATCGATGGCGACGATCCGGGCGTGCTGGCGACCAACCGGCTGACCGGCACCGTTCGACAGTTCGGCTATGACGTGCCCACCTCGTCGGTGGTGGTGGTGTTCGACGCCGTGCGCAGCCTGGAAGGCAGCGCGGTGCAGACGCGCCGCTTCGAAGCCCGTGTTCCGGGCATCGCCGCCGACACCGCTTCGGTTGGTCCGGCTCTCAACCAGGCGGCCAACCAGGTCGCTTCGGAAGTCGCCGACTGGGTCGGCTGA
- a CDS encoding MlaD family protein, whose amino-acid sequence METRANHVWVGAVTLGLLAALALAIVWIAGWGKGAQNEYDVFFKQSVEGLAKGSQVSFAGVPVGQVSEIRLWDKDPEFVRVRMKIDDEVPILVGTTATIQGSFTGVSTILLDGARNGAEPITCDSTACPEGVPVIPPKPGGLGALLANAPLLLERLATLTERLTEMLSDRNQGEIAGILANTNQMTASLADAAPQIERTMSELQVTLREASEALDQFEKVTASTDRILNKEGEALADQLRVTLKQAGGAAQQLEQTLAEARPATKQLTESTLPAVEATMRDLRATSKALRDVTEKVDDKGAGALLSKQPLPDYEP is encoded by the coding sequence ATGGAAACACGCGCCAATCATGTCTGGGTCGGGGCCGTCACGCTGGGCTTGCTGGCCGCGTTGGCCCTCGCGATCGTATGGATTGCGGGCTGGGGGAAGGGCGCGCAGAACGAATACGACGTGTTCTTCAAGCAGTCGGTCGAGGGGCTGGCCAAGGGCTCGCAGGTCTCTTTCGCAGGCGTCCCGGTAGGGCAGGTCAGCGAAATCCGCCTGTGGGACAAGGACCCCGAGTTCGTCCGTGTGCGCATGAAGATCGACGACGAGGTGCCGATCCTCGTGGGCACGACCGCGACCATCCAAGGCAGCTTTACGGGAGTCTCGACGATCCTGCTCGACGGCGCACGCAACGGCGCCGAACCGATTACCTGCGATTCGACCGCGTGCCCCGAAGGCGTGCCGGTCATTCCGCCGAAGCCGGGTGGCCTTGGCGCACTGCTGGCCAATGCTCCGCTGCTCCTCGAACGCCTCGCGACCTTGACCGAGCGGCTGACGGAGATGCTGTCCGATCGCAACCAGGGCGAGATCGCCGGCATCCTTGCAAATACCAACCAGATGACCGCGTCGCTGGCTGATGCCGCGCCGCAGATCGAGCGCACGATGAGCGAGCTGCAGGTGACCCTGCGCGAGGCATCCGAGGCGCTCGACCAGTTCGAGAAGGTGACCGCTTCCACCGATCGCATCCTCAACAAGGAGGGCGAGGCGCTGGCCGACCAGCTGCGCGTCACGCTCAAGCAGGCAGGCGGCGCGGCCCAGCAGCTCGAGCAGACGCTCGCCGAGGCACGGCCGGCCACCAAGCAGCTGACCGAGAGCACGCTGCCTGCGGTCGAAGCGACGATGCGCGACCTCAGGGCGACCAGCAAGGCGCTGCGCGACGTGACCGAAAAGGTCGACGATAAGGGTGCAGGAGCGCTGCTTTCCAAGCAGCCGCTGCCCGATTACGAGCCATAG
- a CDS encoding FMN-binding negative transcriptional regulator, whose amino-acid sequence MHPNPVFRIDDRAKLRKFVERIGFGKIFAMTPDGPRVAHTPLVWAGEERLQFHLSDRNALCNQIAGTAALAVVDGPHGYVSPRWYAVRDTVPTWDYATLELEGEVRTLADDELEAFLHRLIEREETRLGDDRWHAAEASEKLWESQFRAITGFELAITDWRETFKLSQKKSAEERGVIARGHEGAGNTALAAAMRDGPA is encoded by the coding sequence ATGCATCCCAATCCGGTGTTCCGCATCGATGATCGCGCGAAGCTGCGCAAATTCGTCGAGAGGATCGGCTTCGGAAAGATTTTTGCGATGACGCCGGACGGGCCGCGCGTGGCGCACACTCCGCTGGTCTGGGCGGGCGAGGAGCGACTGCAGTTCCATCTCTCCGACCGCAACGCCCTGTGCAACCAGATAGCCGGAACTGCCGCGCTGGCCGTTGTCGACGGGCCGCACGGCTACGTGAGTCCGCGCTGGTACGCGGTGCGGGACACCGTTCCGACATGGGACTACGCTACGCTGGAACTGGAAGGCGAGGTCCGGACACTAGCCGATGACGAGCTCGAAGCGTTCCTGCACCGGCTGATCGAACGCGAGGAAACGCGCCTCGGCGACGACCGGTGGCATGCCGCGGAAGCGAGCGAGAAACTCTGGGAGAGCCAGTTCCGGGCGATCACCGGCTTCGAACTGGCGATTACCGACTGGCGAGAGACCTTCAAGCTGTCGCAGAAGAAATCCGCCGAGGAACGCGGCGTCATCGCACGGGGCCACGAAGGGGCGGGCAACACGGCGCTTGCCGCAGCCATGCGGGACGGCCCGGCATGA